The proteins below are encoded in one region of Conger conger chromosome 17, fConCon1.1, whole genome shotgun sequence:
- the LOC133116880 gene encoding T-cell surface glycoprotein CD3 zeta chain-like isoform X2, with product MLCYILDGVLLLYGLFITALFFRERYFKRQATSKDDGIYMGLSKAADTYDVLSTNAAESGAAALRGNRRRTGDETYTALQKPTDDDYKEIGVKKERRKNEKKEQVYQGLSSPNRATYDTLHMQQLPSRK from the exons ATGCTCTGCTACATCCTGGATGGGGTGCTCCTGCTGTATGGCCTGTTCATCACCGCACTCTtcttcagagagaga tactTCAAGCGTCAGGCCACCTCTAAAGATGATGGTATTTATATG GGCCTGAGCAAGGCCGCGGACACGTACGACGTGCTGTCTACCAACGCGGCCGAGAGCGGGGCCGCAGCCTTGCGGGGG AACCGCAGACGGACCGGAGATGAGACGTACACG GCCCTGCAGAAACCAACCGACGATGACTACAAAGAGATTGGAGTAAAGAAGGAG CGTCGCAAAAACGAGAAAAAAGAACAGGTGTACCAG ggtCTGAGCTCACCCAACAGGGCCACCTACGATACTCTGCACATGCAGCAACTGCCATCTCGCAAGTGA